The genomic window GGGTGTTACATGAGCCTAAACAAGAATGGGTTTGGAACACAATCCTGGTGGGAGGTTTGATTGTAACTTCCTCAGTTGGGGAGGGAGGATCACACAGAAACACTGCATTGGTGTGCATTTCAAGTCACTATGTAAACATTAACCAAACCACTTCTTCCTCCCCCCATATAACACACTATTTGCTCACCAGGCATGTGACCAATACAACTTATACCACACAAGCTTTTAAAAATGCTCTTTGAGACTAGTTGCTTGCACCCACATTATGATGAAGTAACCTTATCTTAGCTCATCATCTGCCATGATAATCTCCCTGGAATGGGGCTCTGGGAAAAGAAATCTCCAGGAGAatctctcccttcctccatgCTCTCCCCCCCCTCAAGCATCTTGTTTGCAAGCATGGAATTTGCTTCCCCACCAAAGAGTTTATAGGCTCCACCCCAAAGCTGCTGGATCCCCAGGAATCTGTGGAGGCTGAGAACACCCATGAGGAGGCCTTGTGTGGCCTCATGGGCCCCAGTAGCCTTTCCACAGCTGATTTCTCGGCAACTCTTTTCTACTGGAACCACCCCATGGCATTTGGAACTACTGACATGGCATCTATGCAGAACTGTTTCTGCCTGTGTCATTGTTCATCATTATATATCTTAGAGATTAATTACTTCActtaccactgaaatgcagccacctctatgGTGGGAATGCAGGAGCATGACAAGAAGAGAAGAATAGGAGCAATTGAAGCCAATAGGAGCAATTGAAGAATAGGAGCAATTTTAGGTAGGCAGAACTGAATGGCCAGTTTATTCAGGATACCAGGGTTCATGCCCTTACCCTTGTGAAAAATGCCAAGAGAATTTTACTGTCTACCAAGCCATCaggattttgatttttaaatctaATCTGAATGAAAGCAGCACAgtgtttccctcctccccttaatACCATGTAGGAGATTAACTCAATATTGACTTTGAGGGGAGAGTCTCACCTCCTGAAGCAACAAAACCATTTTTACTGCACTGCTGGCTTTCTTTAAAGGTCTGTCAAGCTATTGATCTTGCAGGCTTGACCCTACTTGGTTTGTGAGATTGGACAAACTCAGAGCCCAGCAGTATACTTGCTGCAGACAAATGAGTTATGTATTATCATCTCATAACAACAGATCTTGGTAACTAAATGCAAAATATAATAATTGTTTACACAAGCCAAAAAGTGTGATAGTCATTCTCAGTCAAGCAGAGCCACCTAGTGGTAAAAGATAAGACTCAAGATTTTTGTCTTACGCTGACTGACCTTTCTTTTTGACAGCTCACAAACAATGGATTTTTCAACATGCTCATATTAATACCTTGGGAAATGGCAATTAAAATCTGATCAACTAATAAAATTCTGTTTGCtccatctctctcacacataggCTTTTTACTGTAGGGTTTTTAGTGGGTGCAAAGCTACAAgtagacactttttttttaaagataaaagagCATTGAGGCATTTGTCTGAAGAGAAATCAAAGTCCATAATAACTAATTAAATAAATCAATGTTAGAAgtagacaaagaaaaaaaaagtagatcACATTTTCAAATTACTAATGTTGATAGTGTTTCTTAGAGTAATACAATGGTAGAATTAAAAGTACCTTGTGAAGACATTGgattccttttcttcttcttttacaGTAGGTAAACATTCACCGTCAGCTAAGAAGGGAAAAGATAACCACACTGTTACCTTTGGTAATTCTTTCAGACATTTCAAAATTGTGTTCACTTTCAGAGTAGTGACTGCAAACCACAAAACTCCAGGGTACAGGTATAGTTCTTTTTATCTGTAATATTTGCACATTCATATGttttgtttaatataattatCAGCTATTTAAAAATGTCCTGCCCTTGTGGCTGTAGTGGAAGACCTGGTAACCTTTATgatatttatttcatttgtttgTGTGCAGATCAGGGGcgcctccaggccccagcatgccaagcgcgtgcttggggcggcatgccgcggggggcgctctgccggtcgccgggagggcggcaggcagctctggtggacctcccgcagatgtgcttgcggagggtccgctagtcccgcggcttcggtggagcatccgcaggcacgcctgcaggaggtccaccggagctgcaggaccggcgaccggcagagcgccccccgcggcgtgccaccgtgcttggggcggcgaaatggctagagccgcccctggtgcagATGTATGTATACACATAGGAAGTGCCTTACCTTGTTTGCATGCATCTTTGCCATAAACTCAGACTACAAGGGCTATGTGTTAGCTATGCACAGTACTACTGTTTACAATCACATCTGTTATTTCACAAGATTAGTACAGCCAGCAGTTTGGGGTATTTTTGTATGTGGTGCTGCTGCTGAAGAAATACGTGAAATGTTtgctgacttttaaaaaaattgttaacaTCTTTTTACAATAAATATTTCCCCATCTATTGTATTTAAAGCCATTGACATAGTATTgttattatttaatgtttgtattgtggtagtgtctACAGACTAACAAGGTCAAAGGACCATCCTGCTAAACACTGTACAAACCTACAGGAAATGACAGGTGTCTACCAAAAGAGGCTACCATCTGAAAGACAAGGTATAATAAGTGGATGAAGCAAACAAGCATTTTGGGGCATGGGGCAAGGGATGGGCAACAAAAATATTAGAATATGTGCAATTCTTAGCCAATATGGAGCAGTAATCACAAGGTGCCACCTGTGTAGCTGAAATCAGGTTGCAGTTAACTCTATGCATTAAGGAAGAAGTGAGTTTTGAGAACTGACTTGAAGGCAGCTTAGGTGACACGTTTGAGAATTTTGACTGCGAGCTCTTCTCATGCCCTCCCCCTCCAATCCACCAGGGGCTGTGAGACCACCGTGGTCCAGAAGCAACAGCCGCTGGGAGCATCTCCATtgcctccagggggcgctggacCTGCTCGCTGTGCCACTGACCCCTCCCAATTCTCTCCCCTTGTAGGTGGGCACATGGAGCCGGATGAACAGGTACCTCCTCGACCCGCCGTGCGGATTCCATTGGGCTTGGTTTGAATGGGTGAGtggtgctggggcgggggagagcggAGGGGAGTTTGAGCCCCGGGGGCGAGAGGGATGGGAGGTGAATAaggaggggtggggcgggggcagcaatTGCAGGGGGTGGGTCTCTGTGCCTATTTGGGGAAGGGAAGGCAGCCTGGGAGAAAGCACAGAGGTGCTTCAGGGAGAAGAGGATCACTGAGAAATTAATGGTGGAGGCTCACAGCTTGATAAGCAGTATTTCTGACAGATAAGATGAAGCTAAATGGTGAAGGGCCTAAAAGGCAAAAAGAAGGAGCTTGTGTTTGATGCAGTAGAGGATAAGGAGCCAGTGGAAGGATGCAAAGAAGGGTGATGTAGTCATAGTGATGAGCCAGGAAGATGATCCTGGCAGCAGTGCAATAAGTAAATAGTGCTATCGGCTATGAGTAAACAGTGATTTCTCTTAGAATGGCACAATATGCAGCACTCTAGTCCAGACACACTGAAtactgagagagagacagatcttTTAAAGAGACAATTTTTAACCCCTAAAaagcaatttttatttaaaaatataaatacagtACACGTGTTTAATGAAAGCTTCTACTGAAAATTGAAACCTTTATGGTATTATATCTATAGTATCCCAACTTTTGATAAAAATAAGCACCCAGCCAGCCTAAAATACCCCTGATATTTGTTTGTGCAACTATTCTAGTATTGTAGGCTTAAGATCAGGActaaaaatgttttaggaaaagtagcaacacaaatataaaataGCTCTGTGGTATTTTTTCTATTCATGGAGGCTACctcagacacagagagagaaattatTGGAGGGTTACCAGTACCATTTTTGTTCATGCTATTCATCCATTTATCGAGCTCTTCCATTTCTATTTCCATAACAGAGGGTGTGTCTTCTTCAAAAATAGGGCTTGATCCAGGAAACAAAAGATGGGTTAGACAACATGTTTCACTCAAATAGACATGTAACATAGCAGCATCATATCAATCTTGTATAATTCTGGGCCTTACATGTCGGACACCAATGCTGCTCTAGTGAGTTTACTTTTTGAAGATGTGTCAGCCCATCAGGTAAAAAACAAATAATCACGGCCCGCAATGGAATAAATGGGTATCTTAACTACACACTGTAGATAGAAAATTAGAAAATAATGGGTCTGATCCTaccccattgaaatccatggtgAAACTCCCATTGCTTCAATGGAAGCAAGATAGAGCCCCAAGTTAGAAATGCTATTTCAACCAGGAGGTTGGCTTCAGCAATGacctaaaaagaaaaggtcatAACTATACTAACTACATGTTACTAATTTTACTCTTTCTTTTACTGATCATTTTTAGAGACAGCCTCATGGTTGAAAGACTATTGCtaactttattttgtatttttagcaTGAATTAAAGCAGCAGTTcagggtcgtgaccctgttttaatggggtcatcaGGGCTTATACCCTGCCaacctgggactgaagcccttggccttctgctttgccccccccccccacccacacacctgaGGTGGTAGGGCTTGGGCGTTGGGCCCCACAACCCAGGGCGGCGGGGCTCAGGCGGATTTAGGCTTtggtccccactcctggggttgtgtagtattttttgttgtcagaagggggtcgcagggcaatgaagtttgagaacccctgaatctTCCCTCCCCCAATCCATTTTAATAATTTTCACCACTTACCACGAGGAAGGAtctcagtaaaataaataaaaaggtaacAACTATCAAATGGTTGAGAACTAttctgcagcctgcttgttttTATTGGACAAGGGTTATTCAGTTCACATGAGCTCCAGAGAATCTTTACATGTCATGTAATAATGAGCAAACAAATTTGAAAAATAATTGAACATGACATAAAGCTTTATTCTGGGCAGATAGAAGCCTGTCCCTGTTACGGAAAGTATAGTTGTATCCTGCGGCATCCACATTTAGAGTAAGAGAACCAATGGTGGCTCGTGCCCAAAACAAGTCGTGGGGCTGTAGACAGCAGACTGGATCAAAGGCCTCATGGCACCTATGTCATACGCCACCTGTGTGGCTGAAATAATCCCAACAGAAGCCTGTATTCCCTGTTAGGTGCGACCTCCCTCTGCTACCTGCAGTCTATGTGCTGAAGGATCAGAAGTCCCACAGTGGCAGCCAGATGTCCTATAATCACCAGAGGAGCCTGCAAATGTTAGCAGGAGGTAATACACCCTACAATACATCAACCACAAAATACAACAGTGGTTATTATTTGGTGGGTCTTGGGGTCCTTTAGCGTCCTCTAGGGTTAATTAATGAGAAAGAGTAAAAGTGTTGAAAGTGCAAAATATAAACTTCTCAAGACGTGCAGGACATACAAGTTTAAAACCACAACAATAAGGCCCTAAAAATTAACATGGTCTACTTTAAGAAACAAGCTAGAACAATGAGCAGTATCTATAAATGTTACCTTTTGACATTTTCACTTCCCAGTTCATCTGAAATAAAATAAGTTAAAAATGTATAGTTAACTTGTCTTTAACTATCCATTTTCTCTTAATGTGATATCCCAAATAGCTGGGAAAATTCTGCAGTAGGTTTATTTTAAACACGGAACAGTTTTCAATATATAACTGGTTATCCTTTAGATTAAAACTAAAATGCTTTATACGTTTTCTTCCATTAACGACGTAGTATGTAGTTTACGTAGGTGCTGACTGCTTTTAATCAGTAATTTTTTCTAATGTACTAAAAGAAGCTGACCACCAACAACTCTTGCTGGTTATTAATTTACATGAGATGACTGGGGGGCACCAGCTCCAGGGAAGGACACGTGATCTCCCCAcgtggctcctccctgcccccagtccagGGCCCCATGctctcccggcccctccccactgcacgttacaccggggggggggaaggagacacACTCTATCTTCCTGCTCTGCCCGCTCTCCCCCCGGCATGTtcggctgctctccctggcagccaggccccgGAGCCACTCTCggatgctgcccagtgcagcacagcagctgcctagGAGAGCCTGGCTGTGGCGGCAGCGGGCCGCTTCCCGCCTGGGCTTGGCTTGCAAGACACCAGCTGACCAAGTCGgagaccctccctcctccccagcatgcTCTGCGCACAGCAGTAGCTGGCTATGAgcgcctggctggggagggggcaggagcagtcCACTCTAGTCTCTGCCCAGGCTCAACTTCTGATGACAGGAGCCGACTCTGAGCATGCCACAGGGGTGGGAGGGCTGCGGCTTGCTGGGCCACTGTGcccagaagctgagcctgggtgggggcagccaggaaCTCTCCCAGTCAGCCACTGCGCTGCACTGCGCACCATCCGAGGCAGCGTGGCTGGAGCagtctctggccccacccccttctctccccacccaaGCCGGCTGCTGGAGGGACACTTGACCCAGGCCCCTCCCACGAGTCACCTCGCCCTGTTTGGCTTGAGCAGAAATCAGTAGCCGAGGTAAACCTAAAATACAGCTCAGTGCAGTGGGAGCTAACATTCAGAATGTGAACAGGAGACTGGAAACGCAAAGTTCCTTGAGGAAAGTGACATCCTGAAAAAGTAACAACTGGTATAAAAATTGGCTTATTGCAAGCTTTGAGACAGACCATGTGTAGTGTACCTATTTATGAAGATCATAGGAGCTGCTTTTCCACATTGGAGGAAAAGGTAAAGAAGCTTGAATGGTAGCTGAAATCTCAGAGAGTGCTAAATTACAGAGACCAAAGGGAACAATTGTCAGGGAAACTGGATGAGAAGCCACACGAGAGATGGAAAATGAAAGAGGACTGAGGGTAGGGTGAGATATTAAGGAGTACTAGAAACCGTGGGAAGAACAGAAGGGAAATGTGCATACACCGATAGCTGTAAATACCAGAGAGAgtgagcaagcaagcaagcaagcagtcAGGTGGTGTGGCATATAGCAGGCCACTATACAGAGAACTAACCTCTTCTGCACAGGCTTCAAAATGCTTTAGGCATCCCAGCAtgtaataaaaagaataaaaggcTGGATGTAATATCCACATTGTACAATTATTTTATGGTTCAAATCAGCTCATTTTAAATTTAGCCCAGCCAGAAGAGACCAAAGCCTCCAATCTACCCCAGCGCATCTACCTTATCTCTCTGTTTGCCATGTCAGGAGCAGTGAATAGGCTGAGTAGAATGTCTACAAGACTAAGACACCCAATGTATTGCTTCCAAGCAAAAGGAAAAAGTGAGCAGGAACATAGGCGTCAACTTTCTCCAGTGCTGGTGGGTGCCCATGCCCCCGCCACTACTCCACTGCATCCCTGCCCCTGgacctgcccccattccaaccccatccccaaagtccctgctgtaactccaccctctccctgcccctattggatcccttccccaaatcctggccccacctcttcccccagcacgccatgttccccctcctccccgccctgtgaatcagctgttttgtggcacaagcgctgggagggaggggagagaagcaggacACAGCAGTGcggaggcagtggtgagctggagcaggggggcgaggcagggccacggggagctgccggtgggtgctgagcactcaccaatttttttccatgggtgctccagtcctggagcacccacgaagttggcacctatgagcAGGAACCCAGAATTGTGCGCTAGCAATCTTTAAGATCAGATTTCCAGTGGGCCTCTGAAAATGGACCCATATATTTACATGAACGGCTCCCACACATATGAACAACTAGGCAGAAGCTTCATTACCCATTTGGTGTATGTCAGTGATGTACCCAATACTAATGAAGGGGCATTTTCAGAGGCACACTGAAAGGTTGGCCCTAACTTTTGATTTATGGTTTAATATTTGTAGGCTGACATACTTTTAACAGTACAAAATATTCCAAAATATATCAGTACACCTCCTTCAAAAGTTCCTATATCACTCTATATCTTTAAGGCCCTTCCTCTGTTCAGTTCCTATTGTTTCACACAGCGGAGTTATTGAGGTAGAGTGTATGTACCTTCCTGAAATTGCATCTTATTGCAGAATACAGTTATCCTGATCACATTATTCTTAAGCACTTTAGGCTGATCTGAACAAGTGGTTTCATAACAGCAATCGCACTACAGGGTCTCTGTGAAAGCTTCCCTTGAAGTGCGAAGATAAATTCACTCTTATCaagattttgcttttattttcaggtAGTTTCTCCCTGTCAGTAATGAAAGAAGTAAATTGTTCATTAGAGAAGTACCCTCAACAGTGAATTAGTAAGCATAAGAACAGAACAAGAAAAAAACCATGCATGGTCAAATAGTTCTCTCTTTTCCCTTAAATTTTACCAGAGGGCTAAGATGGCAGAGGATCTTATTATAGCCCATAGCTGTCATGGATGTGAGAAATAAGCAGAGGGTGCTAAGAAGCAGAACTAGACCAATTTACATGGGATACACTGTACATACTGTGCTAAGATTTAGTGAGGAAAACAAAACTCTAGAGTTTCATAATACATTGCATTTCTGCATATGAAAATTCAAGTATCACTAGACAGAGAAATACATCATAAACATTGCATTCCATTTTCTGAAATCCTTTCCTGTTCATGTTCAATATTTTCTACAAAGATCCTTCTAAAATTTGAGAAGTCCTAAAATTTACCTTGCTTagactttttccttttatgacgTATCACAAAGAAAACGATCAGCAGAATTAGTAGGACTAGTATCACCACAGGAATGCCAAACATTAAGGCAGGCTGTACACCTGCTGTTTCTGGGGTGTTGTCATTATTCATACAATCTAACTCAGTACTTGCATTATTTCCTGTTTCAACATTTATCTCAATCTCTGTTGGTTTGATGGCAGGTTTCAGATCTTGGTCGCCTGCAGTTGTAAAATATACTGCAGATGTCTCTGGTCTAGGTGTTACTGCGACATTCAATGCGGGTGAACCATCTCCTGAAGCTTCTTCATTTGCAGTGCCTGCCAAATATATGTAAACATCTTAACATTGTCACTTTTTAATTGGATAACCAAAATAGATAGAGTGTCAAAGCATATGGTTTTAAAATTTCCTCTTCATTTCTCCTGTACCCatcctgttggtttttttttaaactgcacttGAATGTCTGCAGACTGACTgaccacagtgatgggcacttCATACATAACCACATCACCCttgccaatttgtcaaaaaaaTGTATGATCTGGACAAAATTCTGCTAGCTTGCTCTTCTTATAAACAGCAACACGTGTAACCCCATTCCCAGACAACCACACCCACCCTCTTGCTCTTGCACAATATACATTCTCTCACACACCACGCAACCACACCACACTGGCAGCCAGAATGGGGCGGGAATAGGTCTAGCTCAGGAGAAGGCAAAGCCCATAGAAACTGCTGACTTTCACTCATCCTCCCTGTGGATTCTGCACTGGAGGAGCCAAGAATATGGAGAATTTAGTAGACACAACTGCagttcctccacctccacctacaATGAGGCAGTGAGTAGAACTCCTCCTACAGCCAGGCAGGATAGCACAAATAGCAGCTAAAGAGTTGGCTACCCTCATTTCAAATCTAATAGGGgtggagttttttgtttgttcgttCAAGCAAATGGGGCTACACTTGATAACATCGATCACTGTGATGTGGGAAAACTTTCTGCCTGCGTTGGGTGAGCAGGATTATTCAAGGCTTCCTCAGATAGATTTTATTAACCGTTGTGGTGTTTATCACTCGAACAACTTGAACAAGTTGTGGGCCCTATTGTGAGGCAAAACCTcctgttgatgtcaatggaagctTTTGCCTGAGTGAAGGGTGCAGGAATGAGTCCTTTGTACATTTCCATGTATCAAGTCTTAAATAACTCTCAGCCTAAAATGAGCTGAAGTTGTGACTGCTCAGTGTTGTCTGCTATTTTAGACAGTATCCTGTGTTCTGTGGCTTTCATTGTACTGAATCTATGAGGGTAAGACTGTCTGGCTGTTTTAACAACATATTGGGGATCCGATTCTGTGATGTGCTAAACAtcttcctgcaaggtgctgatccTCCTCAGCTTCCATTTAAATGAGAGCTAAAGATTCTCAGCCCCATGCTGGAGGCACTCAGGACCTTCACTGGACTGGGACCAATAGTATTTTACACATTAATTGCTTTGCCTCATCACAACCCTGTGAGAGGAGCAATTATATCAATTCTACAAATGAGGAAATAAAGGGAGATAAGTGAAGTGGCTTGCCCAGGGGggacacagtgagtcagtgaaaAAAACGGAATTAGAACTCGAGATCCCTATCTCATGCTTAAGCCACTGGACCACAATTGCTTTTCCTTACTGCTAGATTTTGGAAGGAGATAAGTGTCTCTCGAGGCTGTATCCTAGGGAACaagattttaaattattaaaataatttgagTTTATTGCATTAAGTTATTGTAGCGATGATTTATCTATCTAGGTATTTATGCCATACTCATCATCTGAGCGCCTGTCATTTTATCCTTTACTAAAAATCATCATCACAAAAcgtttaatattaaaaataagtcaTCAGACTACTTCAAAACATAGCAACAACTTTTAACTGATctccttcaaagcactttacaaaacatTAATTAGTAAAACTTAACTTCTTTATTTACTATTTCCAATCTTCATTCAACAGCAAAACAGAATCTCTGCCTCTTTGGTAGGTAATACCCTTCATGTGACCTCTTACATGCATCTTCTTATTTTTGCATGCATTGATAACCCATTATATTCTTGGTTCTGCTTAAATCCTATCAAGAGGAGCCACTGGCacaggagttactgtactgtacTTCTATTCCTTGCAACCTGGTTCTTCCTGATTCTTCTTCCCAGAAATTGTTTCTAGTCACCACCAGTGTTTGCAGCAATTCTATTTGACAGTTATCATCATCTAGTCATGATGGGCCAACGCACCAGTATAGACATGTGTGTTGCAGACGCCTGCATGGCTAACCATAATACTGACATAACAGATAAACCAACTCAGTGTCACAGAACCATTTATCCGCATTTGCTTAATTATCCCTCCTCTGATCATTCTTCTCTTGAAATCTGTCAGCTTCCTCTACTTAACATACTGATAGCAACAAGCCCACTGCTAAAAATAGTACAaatggggaaagggggggggggaatagtttAGGTTTCTGTTATTTCAGGAGCAAAGAATTTATAAAAGCTTTTCAAATGTCTGAAGCATGATGTACACTTGAAAGCAAGAACAAATAGTAACATCTCATTAACCACAATCCTAAACTTTCAGCTGGAATATATTTTGCATTTGATGTCCCAGAGAGACTGTTCCAGTGTCTCTTCTGTTCTTTATTTGCCATGTTCAAGCTATAAAGCAGATTTCAGATCACTTGTCTCTCTATTAAATAAAATTCCCCTTTCCAGGCTCCAGCCAAAGATAATTTCAGATAACAGAGAGTGACCTTGTTAACATGTATATTTGTTCACTTCCCATAATTCTAGAGACAAAACAGCATCTATCCCCACTTTCTTTTTCCTAAGTGATTTAATTTGAGAGAATTAAATACATCCTTCAGCAGTTCAGTAGCCAGTTATACAGTGCTGCTTCCAGCATATTGTTGTTACCTCCTGTGTTTTAACTGCTGCATTTAGAAATTATGTTTTAACTGCAGCCAAAATTTAAAGCATGACTGAGGTCCAGGGCTGACGAGAGTGGGAGGAAGCCgatacaaattaccggggcccagcGGTCCATAAGGGGGCCCGGAGCCcggcttccccagccctgtttagccagtccgcccttgctggggggcacGAAAAAAATTTTTCACTGGGGCCTGAACCTGCTCTCGCCAGCCCTGCTGAGGTCTCAAGTGATAGATGATGACTGTGATGACCTCACTGGTCAACATCATACAGTCACTGCATAGTGTAACATAGCTCCACCCAGTGGGAGGAGGAGTTACAGATCAGAGTTGAAATGCACTGGTGGCACTAAGCATGGGAGCTATCACAGAACATGCCTTCATTTGTTGGGACTCAAATTAATGCTATTAGTCCTtttctttgggccagattctgacatccTAACTCACAGCGAAGAGCACCTTAATCCACAAACAGTAATGTGACTCCTCACAGAATACAATATTACAGAGCATGAGTAAGAGtatcaggattgggccctttatAATTGATTAAGATTTAGCAGCTGCTCTAAAGTTGCTTTAAATTTCACAATAGGGCTTTTATCACAACTGGTTGTGCTAGTGAATGAATGAAGTTGTTCATTCAAATTTTGAAAAGGAGAAGCAGTATCGTTTGCAGATATGTATACTAAGGCATGCAGTCTTGCTTAGCATCTTCTCCTCTTTAAAGCTGCTGGTGAGAAACTGGTGAATCTTGCTTGACTCTCTCTCATTACTGGCCGTACTGACTAGATCACATTTCTCTACACAACAAAAGCAATAATGATATTTTTGTTGCCACATCTGAACACAATGCTtgctgcatttcctgctctgagtGGTTGGCCTTCTTGATGAAGTAGGCAGGTAAACAAGACTTCTCTTTTTAATTTGAAGGGGAGGACAAAGCAAAAACCACGTAATTAGCTTCCTCTTTCTAAAGAATATAAATACATCCTATTATAAAATTGCCAGAGCAGACctagatttttttgataaaacaaGTCCCTGGAGGGGAATGTTTTAAAATTACAGTTTTGTACCTAAGcacaaaataaaagggaaaaaaataaaagatttcaaTTGATGGAATaatcagtttttcttttaaagggaaTTTTGGTTTCTCCAAACTTTGCTATAAAATACAAATAGTCCATGTGAAAGAAAACTCAATTTTGGGCTAAAAAACCAGAGTTAAAATACTCTATATCCTGAAAAAAACATTTGTGTAAACTGGAGTGCCCCATAACTGTGTT from Mauremys mutica isolate MM-2020 ecotype Southern chromosome 5, ASM2049712v1, whole genome shotgun sequence includes these protein-coding regions:
- the TMEM154 gene encoding transmembrane protein 154, coding for MPNHKKCNIQKQNFMLFFVLFLAAGSARYGTANEEASGDGSPALNVAVTPRPETSAVYFTTAGDQDLKPAIKPTEIEINVETGNNASTELDCMNNDNTPETAGVQPALMFGIPVVILVLLILLIVFFVIRHKRKKSKQDELGSENVKSPIFEEDTPSVMEIEMEELDKWMNSMNKNADGECLPTVKEEEKESNVFTSDCES